In the Helianthus annuus cultivar XRQ/B chromosome 11, HanXRQr2.0-SUNRISE, whole genome shotgun sequence genome, one interval contains:
- the LOC110890007 gene encoding E3 ubiquitin-protein ligase RZF1-like encodes MQGTRLVTNIANIEPSLASQLIENLTYLFDPPELQPPFIGPLGRNTDTESEQSLDSNFIFQVTGSQPTLLGVGSLNQQQAAFEANNEEEESPRPPQARTSVIDALPLVSLTPSHLVNDSHCPVCKDEFEVGGEVKELPCKHFYHSDCIIPWLSIHDTCPVCRYKIQGLSNNNEQEHYEDAFPRRDFENNINMNRG; translated from the exons ATGCAAGGAACTAGGTTGGTAACCAATATCGCAAACATAGAACCGTCTTTAGCCTCGCAGTTAATAGAAAACTTGACTTATCTATTTGACCCGCCAGAGCTTCAACCACCATTTATTGGTCCATTAGGCCGTAATACTGATACTGAATCTGAACAAAGTCTAGATTCGAATTTTATTTTCCAAGTTACAGGCTCTCAACCGACACTTTTAGGTGTTGGGTCTCTTAATCAACAACAAGCGGCTTTTGAAGCTaataatgaagaagaagaaagccCACGACCGCCACAAGCACGAACTTCGGTCATCGATGCTTTGCCACTTGTAAGTCTAACTCCATCTCATTTGGTTAACGACTCTCATTGCCCGGTTTGCAAAGACGAGTTTGAGGTTGGAGGAGAAGTAAAGGAACTACCTTGTAAGCATTTCTATCATTCTGATTGTATCATCCCATGGTTAAGCATCCATGATACATGCCCGGTTTGTCGTTATAAGATACAAGGCCTCTCAAACAACAACGAACAGGAACATTATGAAGACGCGTTTCCaagacgagattttgaaaacaatATCAACATGAATCGCGG ATAG